From Sulfuracidifex tepidarius, one genomic window encodes:
- a CDS encoding 50S ribosomal protein L14 — MSEKLQVLGARKGLTPALQHMSEVTVADNSGGKLAMVIGVYGYHGVLRRVPFANIADLIMVSVKKGSPEVRKQKFKAVVIRQRMPFRRPDGTWISFEDNAVVIVNPDGTPKGTEIRGPVAREAAERWPKIASQATIVI; from the coding sequence ATGTCAGAGAAACTACAAGTATTAGGTGCGAGAAAAGGTCTTACTCCGGCATTGCAGCATATGTCGGAAGTAACTGTTGCAGATAATAGCGGAGGCAAACTAGCTATGGTGATCGGCGTATATGGGTATCATGGAGTTCTGAGAAGAGTTCCCTTTGCCAACATAGCAGATTTGATAATGGTTTCGGTTAAGAAAGGATCTCCTGAAGTGAGGAAACAGAAATTCAAGGCTGTCGTAATTAGGCAACGTATGCCTTTCAGAAGACCAGACGGTACATGGATATCCTTCGAGGACAATGCTGTTGTTATAGTTAATCCAGACGGAACGCCGAAAGGTACTGAGATAAGAGGGCCAGTAGCTAGAGAGGCAGCTGAGAGATGGCCAAAAATAGCAAGTCAAGCTACGATAGTAATTTGA
- a CDS encoding 30S ribosomal protein S17 has protein sequence MKFSEVKEVGIPGVVPPQNKCEDINCPFHGTLRVRGMVDEGILVKYRAKNMGVVEREYLFYNSKYKRYEKRRSKIHAHIPPCLDVKEGDKVIIGETRQLAKSVSFVVVGKR, from the coding sequence ATGAAGTTCTCAGAAGTGAAGGAAGTAGGGATACCAGGAGTAGTTCCCCCTCAGAATAAATGTGAGGATATAAACTGTCCATTCCATGGTACGTTGCGAGTAAGAGGAATGGTAGATGAAGGTATTCTAGTCAAATATAGAGCTAAGAACATGGGAGTTGTAGAAAGGGAGTACCTATTCTATAATAGTAAGTATAAACGTTATGAAAAGAGAAGAAGCAAGATCCACGCTCACATTCCTCCATGCTTAGATGTAAAAGAAGGGGATAAAGTTATAATCGGAGAGACTAGACAGTTGGCGAAGTCAGTTTCTTTTGTTGTTGTAGGAAAAAGGTGA
- a CDS encoding ribonuclease P protein component 1, translating to MKFLDLIGANIKVLSYTDKSIQGITGKVIYETQKFLVIKKENGREIMVYKPNGVFLLSLQGKSYNIPGDKLLGKPWKRSKKIR from the coding sequence ATGAAGTTTCTCGACTTAATAGGGGCTAACATAAAAGTGTTGTCTTATACTGATAAGTCTATTCAAGGTATAACAGGGAAAGTAATATATGAAACACAGAAATTTTTAGTTATAAAAAAAGAAAACGGAAGAGAGATAATGGTCTACAAACCTAACGGAGTGTTCCTTCTTTCGTTGCAAGGAAAATCTTATAATATACCAGGGGACAAACTGCTAGGTAAACCTTGGAAAAGGTCGAAAAAGATTAGGTGA
- the rpmC gene encoding 50S ribosomal protein L29, with the protein MTLKAKEIEKMEIEEIDKKINELQMELLKLRLQSKIGTLKNTASIRNTKKDIARLLTIKIRKEREKPSSANSNKT; encoded by the coding sequence ATGACGTTAAAGGCTAAGGAAATTGAGAAGATGGAAATTGAGGAGATAGACAAGAAGATAAACGAGCTGCAGATGGAGCTTTTGAAACTCAGGCTTCAATCTAAGATCGGTACATTAAAGAATACTGCGTCTATAAGGAACACCAAGAAGGATATAGCTAGACTTCTTACTATAAAGATACGGAAAGAACGCGAGAAGCCAAGCTCCGCTAATTCTAATAAGACCTAA
- a CDS encoding 30S ribosomal protein S3, with translation MVNVRKYFLQKYMTRVMVDQYLAKQFYNAEYSGVEINRSPIGTRVIIYAGRPAMIIGKQGRTIKQLAQILEKYYQIENPQITVTNVEKPELDARLMAFRLAITLEKGYHFRRAAFITVRKIMNAGALGTEVVISGKLSSERARYEKLKEGTVYKSGQSLDYMVDRAIAIATLKPGIFGVEVVITKPQKPIDKISLNEEVKINQEGETPTQSQGAITVTNVSFMDEGATESKSETEKGDQS, from the coding sequence ATGGTAAATGTAAGGAAATATTTCCTTCAAAAATATATGACAAGAGTTATGGTAGACCAGTACTTAGCTAAGCAGTTTTATAACGCTGAATATTCAGGCGTTGAAATAAATAGAAGCCCTATCGGCACTCGTGTAATAATTTATGCCGGTAGGCCAGCTATGATAATAGGTAAGCAAGGAAGAACAATAAAACAGCTTGCCCAGATATTGGAAAAGTATTATCAAATAGAGAACCCGCAAATCACTGTCACCAATGTGGAGAAACCTGAACTTGATGCCAGACTTATGGCTTTTAGATTAGCAATAACTTTAGAAAAGGGTTATCATTTCAGGCGTGCAGCATTTATTACAGTTAGGAAAATAATGAATGCAGGCGCTTTAGGTACTGAGGTAGTAATAAGCGGAAAACTTAGCTCCGAAAGAGCTAGATATGAGAAACTTAAAGAGGGCACAGTTTATAAGAGCGGTCAAAGTCTAGACTATATGGTCGACAGAGCTATTGCAATAGCTACATTGAAACCTGGAATATTTGGAGTGGAAGTTGTAATTACTAAGCCACAGAAGCCTATAGACAAGATAAGCCTTAACGAAGAGGTTAAGATAAACCAAGAGGGAGAGACACCCACTCAATCTCAGGGTGCAATAACTGTTACTAACGTGTCATTCATGGATGAAGGAGCCACAGAATCAAAAAGTGAAACAGAAAAGGGTGATCAGTCATGA
- a CDS encoding 50S ribosomal protein L22 translates to MSKWIYPELKYEESKVAKAVVREAPVSIRDLYNVCKAVRGMKLTQAKSYLQNVIDMKEAVPYWRYNTGASHKSNLEERWGIKSGRYPRKAAKYVLKLLDNLEVNASSKGLDTEKLKIVHIAAHKGLTLKRFIPRAFGRSSKKYRYTSNIEAVVAEVD, encoded by the coding sequence ATGAGTAAATGGATATATCCAGAATTAAAATACGAGGAGTCAAAGGTAGCTAAGGCTGTAGTGAGGGAGGCTCCAGTTTCTATAAGAGATTTATATAACGTATGTAAAGCGGTCAGAGGGATGAAGTTAACTCAAGCGAAATCATACTTGCAAAATGTGATAGACATGAAAGAGGCTGTACCTTATTGGAGGTATAACACTGGTGCTTCTCATAAATCAAATCTAGAAGAACGTTGGGGTATAAAATCAGGTAGATATCCTCGTAAGGCAGCTAAATATGTGTTAAAGCTCCTAGACAATTTAGAAGTCAATGCAAGTTCTAAGGGGCTAGACACTGAGAAATTAAAGATAGTTCATATTGCAGCTCATAAAGGACTGACACTAAAGAGGTTTATTCCACGTGCATTTGGAAGGTCTTCGAAGAAATATAGATACACCTCAAATATTGAGGCAGTAGTAGCTGAGGTGGATTAA
- a CDS encoding 30S ribosomal protein S19, with the protein MSLEILPEWRKFKYRGKTLDELMSMPMDEFIRLLPSRQRRSLNRGFTDAQRALLEKMRKYRREGKNKTIKTHVRSLVILPEMVGLKLAVFNGKEFVEFTVIPEMIGHYLGEYSITTKKVEHGEPGLKATRSSLFMAMKG; encoded by the coding sequence ATGTCATTAGAAATACTGCCTGAATGGAGAAAGTTCAAATACAGAGGTAAGACTTTGGATGAGCTAATGTCAATGCCAATGGACGAGTTCATAAGACTTTTACCGTCAAGGCAAAGAAGATCTCTTAACAGGGGATTTACTGATGCACAGCGTGCTCTGCTTGAGAAGATGAGGAAGTATAGAAGGGAAGGGAAAAACAAGACAATAAAAACGCATGTTAGAAGCTTAGTGATTCTACCTGAGATGGTAGGGCTTAAATTAGCTGTATTCAATGGGAAAGAGTTTGTAGAATTCACGGTGATACCTGAAATGATAGGTCATTACTTGGGCGAATATTCAATCACTACAAAGAAGGTAGAACATGGAGAGCCTGGTCTGAAGGCCACAAGGTCAAGTCTGTTCATGGCAATGAAGGGATGA
- a CDS encoding 50S ribosomal protein L2, which translates to MGKSLLQQRAGRGNINFRNPGWQKVGKARYPNIQGHLIGKVIDICHNPGMSAPLAEIKLEDGTKFFTQAVQGLRIGQKIELGTSNPSMGNIVEVSSLPEGSLVCNIEKNRGDGGRYARVAGSYGIVIGKSEDKVMIKLPSDKIIAVEQNARATVGVVAGGGVTEKPILKAGNNYWRFKAKAKKWPHVRGVAMNVADHPHGGGLHASVSRPSTVSRNAPPGRKVGHIAARRTGRRESK; encoded by the coding sequence ATGGGTAAAAGTCTATTACAACAGAGGGCTGGAAGAGGTAATATAAATTTCAGAAACCCGGGATGGCAGAAAGTAGGTAAAGCAAGATATCCAAACATACAAGGCCATTTGATAGGGAAAGTAATTGACATTTGTCATAACCCCGGTATGTCAGCTCCTTTAGCTGAAATAAAACTAGAAGATGGAACTAAATTCTTTACTCAAGCTGTACAAGGTCTTAGAATAGGGCAGAAAATAGAATTAGGGACATCCAACCCTTCCATGGGTAACATAGTAGAAGTCTCTTCATTACCTGAGGGGTCTTTAGTATGTAATATAGAGAAGAATCGTGGTGATGGAGGAAGGTATGCTAGGGTAGCTGGCAGTTATGGTATAGTTATAGGTAAGTCTGAAGATAAAGTAATGATAAAGTTACCATCTGATAAGATCATAGCAGTAGAGCAAAATGCAAGGGCTACTGTAGGCGTAGTCGCAGGAGGAGGTGTGACAGAGAAACCTATACTGAAAGCGGGAAATAACTATTGGAGATTCAAGGCTAAAGCTAAGAAGTGGCCTCATGTAAGAGGAGTGGCAATGAATGTGGCGGATCATCCTCATGGTGGAGGGTTACATGCCAGCGTAAGCAGGCCATCTACAGTATCGCGTAATGCACCACCGGGAAGAAAAGTAGGACATATAGCAGCAAGAAGAACTGGAAGGAGGGAGAGTAAGTGA
- a CDS encoding 50S ribosomal protein L23, whose protein sequence is MSVILSGVAAEKAIRLIESANTIVLIVDRKATKIEVKKEVEELFEVKVQKVNIEITPRGEKKAFVKLSSEYKASDLAGKLGIF, encoded by the coding sequence ATGAGCGTAATTTTAAGTGGTGTGGCGGCGGAGAAAGCCATAAGGCTTATTGAAAGCGCCAACACAATAGTTTTGATCGTAGATAGAAAGGCTACGAAAATAGAGGTCAAAAAAGAGGTAGAGGAACTTTTCGAGGTCAAGGTTCAGAAGGTAAATATTGAGATAACTCCTCGCGGTGAAAAGAAGGCATTTGTTAAGCTATCATCCGAATATAAAGCCAGTGATTTAGCTGGAAAGTTGGGTATATTCTAA
- the rpl4p gene encoding 50S ribosomal protein L4, producing MYLELSQKKAQVFSREGKTENEISLPLIFSYPLREDLIRRAFHASFTSGLQPKGRDPNAGRRTSAESFGINLGMARVPRVKISGDAALAPNTVGGRASFPPSPREKIVEYINKKEMKMAVISALSATTDLELVKKRGHKFSSSNLPIIIKDDVAQLSKASEIEKLLDALGVLQDVERVKQGRSIRAGKGKMRGRKYKVPRGPLLVTHSFDLPIIRAFRNLAGADVTTSSEVSIIHLAPGGLAGRLTIYTESSITELNKRLGAKE from the coding sequence ATGTATCTGGAACTATCACAAAAGAAGGCCCAAGTATTTTCTAGAGAGGGGAAGACGGAGAACGAAATAAGCCTTCCATTGATATTCAGCTATCCCTTGAGAGAAGATCTAATAAGGAGAGCTTTTCATGCCTCATTTACTAGTGGGCTTCAACCCAAAGGAAGAGATCCTAACGCTGGAAGAAGAACTTCCGCAGAAAGTTTTGGAATAAATTTAGGAATGGCCAGAGTTCCTAGAGTAAAGATTAGCGGAGACGCAGCGTTGGCACCTAATACTGTCGGAGGTAGGGCTTCATTTCCTCCATCTCCTAGAGAGAAGATAGTCGAATATATCAATAAGAAAGAGATGAAAATGGCTGTAATCAGTGCTTTGAGTGCTACCACAGACTTGGAGTTAGTTAAGAAAAGAGGCCATAAGTTCTCATCTTCTAACCTGCCAATTATAATCAAGGATGATGTAGCACAGTTATCTAAAGCGTCTGAGATCGAGAAGTTATTAGACGCTCTAGGGGTATTGCAGGACGTTGAAAGGGTAAAGCAGGGAAGATCGATACGAGCTGGTAAAGGTAAGATGAGGGGAAGAAAGTACAAGGTGCCTAGAGGTCCTCTTTTAGTAACGCATTCCTTCGATTTACCCATAATTAGAGCTTTTAGAAATCTTGCCGGTGCAGACGTTACTACATCGTCCGAAGTCAGCATAATCCATCTAGCTCCAGGGGGGTTAGCAGGCAGATTAACAATATATACGGAGAGCTCAATTACTGAGTTAAACAAAAGGCTTGGTGCTAAGGAATGA
- a CDS encoding 50S ribosomal protein L3: MGHRKLSSPRRGSAGLRPRKRSSEFLPTPRSWPSLTSETPTLMGFIGYKAGMTHIYMVNDKQRSETFGKEIFVPVTVIETPPIVPMALRVYTPKGNIIGEYWAQDLPKDLNLQGRMRHFKVDAEDNNKSIEKIKQNIEKAGYIRIVAGSITKNVKALGKKVPDVSEIQVGGGNINSQLDYVMSILGKTVEVDSVFKVGQLIDVIGVTKGKGFQGVVKRYSTVELPRWHKHRKGSRKAGTKGPSLGTPSYTPQPGQMGFHRRTSYNKRILKISSDPNEINPAGGFVNYGFVSGKYVVVKGSVQGSKKRPLFLRYPIRPFQIPAEAPQVTYIDIFSKQG; this comes from the coding sequence ATGGGTCATCGTAAATTATCTTCACCGAGGCGTGGATCTGCAGGGTTAAGACCTAGGAAAAGATCATCAGAATTTCTGCCTACGCCTAGAAGTTGGCCATCTTTGACTTCAGAAACTCCGACATTGATGGGTTTCATAGGCTATAAAGCAGGAATGACACATATTTATATGGTAAATGACAAGCAGAGGTCAGAGACTTTTGGGAAGGAGATATTTGTTCCAGTTACTGTAATTGAAACTCCACCTATTGTCCCAATGGCTCTAAGGGTATATACACCCAAGGGCAATATAATTGGAGAATATTGGGCACAAGACCTACCTAAAGACCTAAACTTACAAGGCAGAATGAGACATTTTAAGGTCGATGCAGAAGATAACAATAAGTCTATAGAAAAAATAAAGCAAAATATAGAGAAAGCAGGTTATATCAGAATTGTAGCTGGGTCTATTACAAAGAATGTTAAAGCTTTAGGTAAGAAGGTTCCTGATGTTTCTGAAATACAAGTTGGAGGAGGGAATATAAACTCTCAATTAGACTACGTTATGAGCATCCTAGGTAAAACTGTAGAAGTTGATTCTGTATTCAAGGTAGGACAATTAATAGACGTAATAGGAGTAACTAAGGGGAAAGGATTCCAAGGAGTTGTTAAAAGGTATAGTACAGTGGAGTTACCTAGATGGCATAAACATAGGAAAGGCAGTAGAAAGGCAGGTACCAAAGGTCCATCTCTAGGAACTCCCAGCTATACTCCCCAGCCTGGTCAAATGGGATTCCATAGAAGAACATCTTACAACAAAAGAATTCTGAAAATATCATCCGATCCAAATGAGATAAATCCTGCAGGCGGTTTCGTTAATTATGGCTTTGTTAGCGGTAAATATGTAGTTGTTAAGGGTTCTGTACAAGGATCTAAGAAGAGACCTCTATTTCTGAGGTATCCTATAAGGCCGTTCCAGATCCCTGCAGAGGCTCCACAAGTTACATATATAGACATTTTCAGTAAACAAGGGTGA
- a CDS encoding putative RNA uridine N3 methyltransferase, whose product MGYRGRTILNRNKEGKPVLISFPRRKPLNVVLFLSIFDKKDLRYVTEKFSFIIRILSIFRVSNVTWVNDIGIESLTRLIHSLYEYSILPPYLKKELSMRRELKYVGLLSPLNLPSHPRKAEPIEGELRFGSKGNFGLEITSPCRDCEIMIVDSIKKQGIKYPSYVQYSGPTQKIIDKEDLCPSLSGFVIVGSRNGENPMECLHQIRRKYDNGGTTLIIGPPKGKIIRIVNDCSNKNDLDVNYYNFVPKQGVRDVRAEEALAISLSVLNVIIN is encoded by the coding sequence GTGGGATATAGAGGACGAACAATACTTAATAGAAATAAGGAAGGTAAACCTGTCTTGATTTCATTCCCTCGAAGGAAACCGCTCAATGTGGTACTTTTTCTTTCTATCTTTGATAAAAAAGACTTAAGGTATGTAACTGAGAAATTCTCGTTTATAATCCGTATATTAAGTATATTTAGAGTCTCTAATGTAACGTGGGTAAATGACATCGGAATTGAAAGTTTGACGCGGTTAATCCATAGCTTGTATGAATATTCCATACTTCCACCTTATTTGAAGAAGGAACTTTCAATGAGGAGGGAACTTAAGTATGTGGGGCTTCTAAGTCCTTTGAACTTACCTTCTCATCCTAGGAAAGCCGAACCTATTGAGGGAGAACTTAGATTTGGTTCTAAAGGTAACTTTGGATTAGAAATAACGTCGCCATGCAGAGACTGTGAAATCATGATTGTAGATTCTATAAAGAAACAAGGAATTAAATATCCTAGCTACGTTCAATATTCAGGTCCTACTCAGAAGATAATCGACAAAGAAGACCTCTGTCCATCTTTATCTGGATTCGTTATAGTAGGAAGTAGGAATGGAGAAAACCCCATGGAGTGTTTGCATCAAATAAGGAGAAAATATGATAACGGAGGTACTACTCTAATAATAGGTCCACCAAAAGGTAAAATAATAAGAATAGTTAATGACTGTAGTAATAAGAACGATTTAGATGTTAATTATTATAATTTCGTTCCTAAACAGGGTGTTAGGGACGTACGAGCAGAGGAGGCTCTTGCTATATCTCTATCAGTTTTAAACGTAATAATAAATTGA
- the ileS gene encoding isoleucine--tRNA ligase has translation MDNKLDIKEVEQKIIEYWKINSIYEKLKEENKKRDGKFLFIDGPPYPSAPVPHIGTIWNKVIKDCILRYERLNGKRVYDQPGYDTHGLPIEVATEKKFNIKNKQEIIEKVGIENFVKYCKSFALDNVKAMTENFKNIGVFMDWDNPYLTLDQNYMSNSWLIIKKAHEKGLLKKGVSVLHWCPRCETTLSDYEVSEYKDIEDPSIYVKFKIKGEPNKYLLIWTTTPWTIPSNVFVMINKDYDYADVKVGNEVYVIAKARVESVMKEAGIEKYEILSEYKGEKLLGTKYEHPLKEILSFQKDHEEYHQVVDGGEIVTLDDGTGLVHSAPGHGEEDFTVGTKHGMPVIMLVDDQGKFTEKVGKYKGKYVRDASQEIIQDLKETNSLLHSSKIVHRYPICWRCKTPLILRAIDQWFIKVTEMKNEMLSQIEKVNWVPEWGKTRIGNMVRDLRDWVVSRQRFWGTPLPIWVCSKCGNVTVVGSKDELKRVAVSEVPDDLHRPWIDKVVVKCNKCGAESYRIPDVADVWFDSGVAFYASLGKNWEEVWKEAGLVDLVLEGHDQLRGWFFSLLRAGMILLDRAPYESVLVHGFMLDEQGREMHKSLGNYVEPSVVIEKYGRDILRLWLLKNTTWEDAKFSWTSMDLIKRELQVIWNVFVFASTYMSIDEFDPNNYSIDDVKGWLDTSDLWILSKYNRTLKAVYASMKNYKVHELANAITQFIEEDISRFYLRLARRRAWVEGKDNSKIAMYTVLYNILKGSLIIISVAIPYIAEEIYQRFVVNPKLSISMEDLPKVDKTFINDELERSILKVKEIEESGLNARARAGIKLRWPLKKAYVLLNDEGESKNLLKVVDILKSVLNVKDLQFMSMTDYANFSTFKVEPNKSAIGKEFKNMAKKISEYIERNQENVAKDILSNGYHLVNIEGSEFRITKDHVRVSEETKEGYISSKFEGGMIVINKEVSSEEEEEGIIRDIVRRIQFMRKERGMDITDFIEVNIKPPSGRTETILRWKDYIKNEVRATEVKISDTLSDYKAWDIEDEQYLIEIRKVNLS, from the coding sequence TTGGACAATAAGTTGGATATAAAGGAAGTTGAACAAAAAATAATAGAGTATTGGAAAATAAATTCTATTTATGAGAAACTTAAAGAGGAAAACAAGAAAAGAGATGGCAAGTTTCTCTTCATAGACGGGCCTCCTTATCCTTCTGCGCCAGTGCCCCATATAGGCACGATCTGGAATAAGGTGATAAAAGATTGCATTCTTCGTTACGAAAGATTAAACGGTAAGAGGGTCTACGATCAGCCTGGGTATGATACGCACGGGTTACCAATAGAAGTTGCCACAGAAAAGAAATTTAATATAAAAAATAAGCAAGAGATAATAGAGAAAGTTGGCATAGAGAACTTCGTTAAATATTGTAAATCTTTCGCTCTGGACAACGTCAAAGCTATGACTGAGAATTTCAAGAACATCGGAGTCTTCATGGACTGGGATAATCCTTATCTAACGCTTGACCAAAATTACATGAGTAATTCTTGGCTTATCATTAAGAAAGCTCACGAAAAGGGTCTTTTAAAGAAGGGAGTATCAGTTCTTCACTGGTGTCCTAGATGTGAGACTACACTCTCTGATTATGAGGTTTCAGAATATAAAGACATAGAAGATCCATCTATATACGTCAAGTTCAAGATTAAAGGCGAACCTAATAAATACCTTCTAATATGGACTACTACCCCTTGGACTATACCATCAAACGTTTTCGTGATGATAAATAAGGACTACGACTATGCCGACGTGAAGGTAGGGAACGAGGTATATGTGATCGCTAAGGCTAGAGTGGAAAGTGTAATGAAGGAAGCTGGTATAGAGAAATATGAAATTTTATCTGAATATAAAGGAGAAAAGCTGTTGGGTACCAAATACGAACACCCACTGAAGGAAATACTTAGCTTCCAGAAAGACCATGAGGAATATCATCAGGTCGTGGACGGAGGTGAAATAGTAACTCTTGACGATGGTACCGGTCTGGTTCACTCTGCTCCTGGTCATGGAGAAGAGGACTTCACTGTTGGGACAAAGCACGGAATGCCCGTGATTATGTTGGTAGATGACCAAGGCAAGTTCACAGAGAAAGTAGGTAAATATAAAGGTAAATACGTACGCGATGCGTCACAAGAGATCATTCAAGACTTGAAGGAGACTAATTCCCTTCTTCATTCTTCAAAGATAGTCCATAGGTACCCCATCTGCTGGAGATGCAAGACTCCTCTCATACTTAGAGCCATAGACCAATGGTTCATAAAAGTGACAGAAATGAAAAACGAGATGCTTTCTCAAATAGAGAAAGTTAACTGGGTTCCTGAATGGGGGAAAACCAGGATAGGGAACATGGTAAGAGATCTAAGAGATTGGGTAGTAAGTAGACAACGTTTCTGGGGAACTCCATTACCCATATGGGTATGCTCTAAGTGTGGGAACGTTACAGTAGTTGGTAGCAAAGACGAATTGAAAAGGGTCGCGGTTAGCGAAGTTCCGGATGACCTTCACAGACCATGGATAGATAAAGTAGTAGTCAAATGTAATAAATGTGGAGCTGAATCGTATAGAATACCAGACGTTGCGGATGTCTGGTTCGATAGCGGAGTAGCATTTTATGCAAGTTTAGGAAAGAATTGGGAGGAGGTATGGAAAGAAGCAGGACTAGTAGATCTGGTTTTAGAAGGTCATGATCAGCTTAGGGGATGGTTCTTTAGTCTCTTGAGGGCTGGAATGATATTATTGGATAGAGCCCCTTACGAGTCAGTTCTAGTTCATGGCTTTATGCTCGATGAACAAGGACGAGAGATGCATAAAAGCCTAGGTAATTACGTAGAACCATCGGTTGTAATAGAAAAATATGGAAGGGATATACTTAGGCTATGGCTATTGAAAAACACTACATGGGAGGACGCTAAATTTTCGTGGACATCAATGGATCTAATAAAAAGGGAGCTTCAAGTAATATGGAACGTGTTTGTGTTCGCATCAACTTACATGTCAATAGATGAATTCGATCCAAATAATTACTCAATTGATGACGTAAAGGGCTGGCTTGATACGTCAGATCTTTGGATTCTCTCAAAGTATAACAGAACGTTGAAAGCCGTCTACGCTTCCATGAAGAACTATAAGGTTCATGAACTAGCAAATGCTATCACGCAGTTCATTGAGGAGGATATAAGCAGGTTCTACCTGAGGTTAGCCAGAAGGAGGGCATGGGTAGAAGGAAAAGATAACTCTAAAATAGCAATGTATACTGTACTTTATAATATTTTAAAGGGATCTTTAATAATAATTTCTGTAGCGATACCTTATATAGCAGAAGAGATATATCAAAGGTTCGTAGTAAACCCGAAGTTAAGTATAAGCATGGAAGATTTGCCTAAAGTCGATAAGACTTTCATAAACGATGAATTGGAGAGATCTATTCTAAAAGTTAAAGAGATAGAAGAATCCGGTTTGAACGCTAGGGCAAGAGCAGGGATAAAACTGAGATGGCCACTTAAGAAAGCCTACGTCCTTCTGAATGATGAAGGCGAATCTAAGAATCTCCTCAAGGTCGTTGACATACTGAAATCTGTCCTTAATGTCAAAGACCTTCAGTTCATGTCCATGACCGATTACGCGAATTTCAGTACCTTTAAAGTTGAACCAAATAAATCTGCCATAGGTAAGGAATTCAAGAATATGGCAAAGAAAATTTCTGAGTATATTGAGAGGAACCAAGAGAACGTTGCTAAGGACATTCTGTCCAACGGTTATCATCTAGTGAACATCGAAGGATCGGAGTTTAGGATCACAAAGGATCATGTGAGAGTTTCAGAAGAGACTAAGGAAGGGTATATCTCATCTAAATTTGAAGGTGGCATGATCGTGATAAATAAGGAGGTATCATCGGAAGAAGAAGAGGAAGGTATAATTAGGGATATAGTTAGAAGAATACAATTTATGAGGAAAGAGAGAGGCATGGACATTACTGACTTTATTGAGGTTAACATAAAGCCTCCTTCGGGGAGGACTGAAACTATCCTGAGGTGGAAGGATTACATTAAGAACGAGGTGAGGGCTACTGAAGTCAAAATAAGTGATACACTAAGCGATTATAAGGCGTGGGATATAGAGGACGAACAATACTTAATAGAAATAAGGAAGGTAAACCTGTCTTGA